One part of the Ziziphus jujuba cultivar Dongzao chromosome 2, ASM3175591v1 genome encodes these proteins:
- the LOC125418168 gene encoding phenylacetaldehyde reductase-like → MSEGEQKVVCVTGASGYIASWVVKLLLQRGYTVKASVRNRNDPKKKKHLLSLDGAKERLHLFEANLLDEGSFDALVDGCEGIFHMASPVFFSVNDPQAELIDPAVKGTLNVLKSCAKVPSVKRVVVTSSMASVLFNGKPLNPDVVVDETWFSDLEFCVKQRLWYMVSKTLAEEAAWKFAKENRIDLVTLNPGLVIGPLLQPTINFSVEPILKLITGAQTFPNVVHRFVDVRDVAYAHIQAFEVPSANGRYCLVGRVAHFIEAVKILKELYPSLNLPEKCEDDKPLLPIYQVSKEKAKSLGVNFIPLEVSLKDTVESLKEKGFVNV, encoded by the exons ATGAGTGAAGGTGAGCAAAAGGTGGTGTGTGTAACAGGAGCTTCCGGTTACATAGCTTCGTGGGTGGTGAAGCTCTTGTTGCAACGTGGATACACTGTCAAAGCTTCTGTTCGAAACCGAA ATGatccaaagaagaaaaaacacttGCTTTCGCTTGATGGAGCTAAGGAAAGACTACATTTGTTTGAAGCTAATTTATTGGACGAAGGATCTTTTGATGCTTTAGTTGATGGCTGTGAAGGCATTTTCCATATGGCATCCCCTGTATTCTTTTCGGTCAATGATCCACAG GCAGAACTGATTGACCCTGCAGTGAAGGGAACACTAAATGTTCTCAAATCATGTGCAAAAGTCCCATCTGTAAAGAGAGTGGTTGTAACATCTTCCATGGCTTCAGTTTTATTCAATGGAAAGCCCTTGAATCCTGATGTGGTGGTTGATGAGACATGGTTTTCAGATCTTGAGTTTTGTGTGAAGCAGAGG CTTTGGTATATGGTTTCAAAAACTTTAGCTGAAGAGGCTGCTTGGAAATTTGCAAAGGAAAATAGGATTGACTTAGTCACACTAAATCCAGGGCTTGTGATTGGTCCTCTCTTGCAGCCAACTATTAACTTCTCTGTTGAGCCTATTCTGAAGCTTATAACTG GAGCTCAAACCTTCCCCAATGTAGTTCATAGATTTGTTGATGTAAGAGATGTTGCTTATGCACATATTCAAGCATTTGAAGTTCCTTCTGCCAATGGAAGATATTGTTTGGTTGGACGTGTTGCACACTTTATTGAGGCCGTGAAGATTTTAAAAGAACTCTACCCTTCCTTGAACCTTCCTGAGAA GTGTGAAGACGACAAGCCCCTCTTGCCAATCTACCAAGTGTCCAAGGAGAAAGCAAAAAGTTTGGGTGTGAATTTCATTCCTCTGGAAGtgagtcttaaggacactgttgAGAGCTTAAAGGAGAAGGGTTTCGTTAATGTTTAG
- the LOC125418117 gene encoding uncharacterized protein LOC125418117 isoform X3: MSGEQKVVCVTGASGYIASWVVKLLLERGYTVKASVREPNDPKKTEHLLSLDGAKERLHLFKANLLDEGAFDPLVDGCEGVFHTASPILLSVNDPQAELIDPAVKGTLNVLKSCLKVASIKRVVVTSSFASVAANGKPLTPDVVVDETWFSDVAYCEQQKLWYIVSKTLAEEAAWKFANENRIDLVTLHPGLVIGPLLQPTMNLSVEPILKLITGRQTFPNTVYGFVDVRDVAYSHVQAFEVPSANGRYCLVERVAHLIEASKILKELYPSLNLPEKCEDDKPLSPIYQVSKEKAKSLGVNFIPLEREIIMSEGEQKVVCVTGASGYIASWVVKLLLERGYTVKASVRDPNDPTKTEHLLSLDGAKERLHLFKADLLVEGAFDALVDGCKGVFHIASPVLLSVNDPQAELIDPAVKGTLNVLKSCVKVPSIKRVVLTSSLASVAVNGRPLSPDVVVDETWFSDVVYCEQQKLWYMVSKTLAEEAAWKFAKENRIDLVTLHPGPVIGPLLQPTINFSVEALLKDITGTGAQTFPNAVYGFVDVRDVAYSHVQAFEVPSASGRYCLVERVAHLIEAFKILKELYPSLKVPEKCEDDNPLLPIYQVSKVKAKSLGVNFIPFEMSLKDTVESLKEKGFF, encoded by the exons aTGAGTGGAGAGCAAAAGGTGGTGTGTGTAACAGGAGCTTCCGGTTACATAGCTTCGTGGGTAGTGAAGCTCTTACTGGAACGTGGATATACTGTCAAAGCTTCTGTTCGAGAACCAA ATGATCCAAAGAAGACAGAACACTTGCTTTCGCTCGATGGAGCTAAGGAAAGACTGCATTTGTTTAAAGCTAATTTATTGGATGAAGGAGCTTTTGATCCTTTAGTTGATGGCTGTGAAGGTGTTTTCCATACAGCATCCCCTATACTCCTTTCAGTCAATGATCCACAG GCAGAACTAATTGACCCTGCAGTGAAGGGAACACTAAACGTTCTCAAATCATGTCTGAAAGTCGCTTCTATAAAGAGAGTGGTTGTAACATCTTCCTTTGCTTCAGTTGCCGCAAATGGAAAACCTCTTACTCCTGATGTGGTAGTTGATGAGACATGGTTTTCAGATGTTGCATACTGTGAGCAGCAGAAG ctttGGTATATAGTTTCAAAAACTTTAGCTGAAGAGGCTGCTTGGAAATTTGCAAACGAAAATAGGATTGACTTAGTCACACTACATCCAGGGCTTGTGATTGGTCCTCTCTTGCAGCCAACTATGAACCTCTCTGTAGAGCCCATTCTGAAGCTTATAACTG GACGTCAAACATTCCCCAATACAGTTTATGGATTTGTTGATGTTAGAGATGTTGCTTATTCACATGTTCAAGCATTTGAAGTTCCTTCTGCCAATGGAAGATATTGTTTAGTTGAACGTGTTGCACATCTTATTGAGGCTTCGAAGATTTTAAAAGAACTCTACCCTTCCTTGAATCTTCCCGAAAA ATGTGAAGATGATAAACCCCTATCGCCAATCTACCAAGTATCCAAAGAGAAAGCAAAAAGTTTGGGTGTGAATTTCATTCCTTTGGAA agagagataatcaTGAGTGAAGGAGAGCAAAAGGTGGTGTGTGTAACAGGAGCTTCTGGTTACATAGCTTCGTGGGTGGTGAAGCTCTTATTGGAGCGTGGATACACTGTCAAAGCTTCTGTTCGAGACCCAA ATGATCCAACGAAGACAGAACACTTGCTTTCACTCGATGGAGCTAAGGAAAGACTACATTTGTTTAAAGCTGATTTATTGGTTGAGGGGGCTTTTGATGCTTTAGTTGATGGCTGTAAAGGCGTTTTCCATATAGCATCCCCTGTACTCCTTTCAGTCAATGATCCACAG GCAGAACTAATTGACCCTGCAGTGAAGGGAACACTAAACGTTCTCAAATCATGTGTAAAAGTCCCTTCTATAAAGAGAGTGGTTTTGACATCTTCCTTGGCTTCAGTTGCCGTCAATGGAAGACCTCTGAGCCCTGATGTGGTAGTTGATGAGACATGGTTTTCAGACGTTGTATATTGTGAGCAGCAGAAG cTTTGGTATATGGTTTCAAAAACTTTAGCTGAAGAAGCTGCTTGGAAATTTGCAAAGGAAAATAGGATTGACTTAGTCACACTGCATCCAGGGCCTGTGATTGGTCCTCTCTTGCAGCCAACTATTAATTTCTCTGTAGAGGCTTTGCTAAAGGATATAACCG GTACGGGAGCTCAAACATTCCCCAATGCAGTTTACGGATTTGTTGATGTTAGAGATGTTGCTTATTCCCATGTTCAAGCATTTGAAGTTCCTTCTGCCAGTGGAAGATATTGTTTAGTTGAACGTGTTGCACACCTTATTGAGGCtttcaagattttaaaagaactCTACCCTTCCTTGAAAGTTCCTGAAAA GTGTGAAGATGACAACCCCCTGTTGCCAATCTATCAAGTATCCAAGGTGAAAGCAAAAAGTTTGGGTGTGAATTTCATTCCTTTTGAAAtgagtcttaaggacactgttgAAAGCCTAAAGGAGAAgggttttttttaa
- the LOC125418117 gene encoding phenylacetaldehyde reductase isoform X2, which translates to MSEGEQKVVCVTGASGYIASWVVKLLLERGYTVKASVRDPNDPTKTEHLLSLDGAKERLHLFKADLLVEGAFDALVDGCKGVFHIASPVLLSVNDPQAELIDPAVKGTLNVLKSCVKVPSIKRVVLTSSLASVAVNGRPLSPDVVVDETWFSDVVYCEQQKLWYMVSKTLAEEAAWKFAKENRIDLVTLHPGPVIGPLLQPTINFSVEALLKDITGTGAQTFPNAVYGFVDVRDVAYSHVQAFEVPSASGRYCLVERVAHLIEAFKILKELYPSLKVPEKCEDDNPLLPIYQVSKVKAKSLGVNFIPFEMSLKDTVESLKEKGFF; encoded by the exons aTGAGTGAAGGAGAGCAAAAGGTGGTGTGTGTAACAGGAGCTTCTGGTTACATAGCTTCGTGGGTGGTGAAGCTCTTATTGGAGCGTGGATACACTGTCAAAGCTTCTGTTCGAGACCCAA ATGATCCAACGAAGACAGAACACTTGCTTTCACTCGATGGAGCTAAGGAAAGACTACATTTGTTTAAAGCTGATTTATTGGTTGAGGGGGCTTTTGATGCTTTAGTTGATGGCTGTAAAGGCGTTTTCCATATAGCATCCCCTGTACTCCTTTCAGTCAATGATCCACAG GCAGAACTAATTGACCCTGCAGTGAAGGGAACACTAAACGTTCTCAAATCATGTGTAAAAGTCCCTTCTATAAAGAGAGTGGTTTTGACATCTTCCTTGGCTTCAGTTGCCGTCAATGGAAGACCTCTGAGCCCTGATGTGGTAGTTGATGAGACATGGTTTTCAGACGTTGTATATTGTGAGCAGCAGAAG cTTTGGTATATGGTTTCAAAAACTTTAGCTGAAGAAGCTGCTTGGAAATTTGCAAAGGAAAATAGGATTGACTTAGTCACACTGCATCCAGGGCCTGTGATTGGTCCTCTCTTGCAGCCAACTATTAATTTCTCTGTAGAGGCTTTGCTAAAGGATATAACCG GTACGGGAGCTCAAACATTCCCCAATGCAGTTTACGGATTTGTTGATGTTAGAGATGTTGCTTATTCCCATGTTCAAGCATTTGAAGTTCCTTCTGCCAGTGGAAGATATTGTTTAGTTGAACGTGTTGCACACCTTATTGAGGCtttcaagattttaaaagaactCTACCCTTCCTTGAAAGTTCCTGAAAA GTGTGAAGATGACAACCCCCTGTTGCCAATCTATCAAGTATCCAAGGTGAAAGCAAAAAGTTTGGGTGTGAATTTCATTCCTTTTGAAAtgagtcttaaggacactgttgAAAGCCTAAAGGAGAAgggttttttttaa
- the LOC125418117 gene encoding phenylacetaldehyde reductase isoform X1 produces the protein MSGEQKVVCVTGASGYIASWVVKLLLERGYTVKASVREPNDPKKTEHLLSLDGAKERLHLFKANLLDEGAFDPLVDGCEGVFHTASPILLSVNDPQAELIDPAVKGTLNVLKSCLKVASIKRVVVTSSFASVAANGKPLTPDVVVDETWFSDVAYCEQQKLWYIVSKTLAEEAAWKFANENRIDLVTLHPGLVIGPLLQPTMNLSVEPILKLITGEGRQTFPNTVYGFVDVRDVAYSHVQAFEVPSANGRYCLVERVAHLIEASKILKELYPSLNLPEKCEDDKPLSPIYQVSKEKAKSLGVNFIPLEVSLKDTVESLKEKGFVNV, from the exons aTGAGTGGAGAGCAAAAGGTGGTGTGTGTAACAGGAGCTTCCGGTTACATAGCTTCGTGGGTAGTGAAGCTCTTACTGGAACGTGGATATACTGTCAAAGCTTCTGTTCGAGAACCAA ATGATCCAAAGAAGACAGAACACTTGCTTTCGCTCGATGGAGCTAAGGAAAGACTGCATTTGTTTAAAGCTAATTTATTGGATGAAGGAGCTTTTGATCCTTTAGTTGATGGCTGTGAAGGTGTTTTCCATACAGCATCCCCTATACTCCTTTCAGTCAATGATCCACAG GCAGAACTAATTGACCCTGCAGTGAAGGGAACACTAAACGTTCTCAAATCATGTCTGAAAGTCGCTTCTATAAAGAGAGTGGTTGTAACATCTTCCTTTGCTTCAGTTGCCGCAAATGGAAAACCTCTTACTCCTGATGTGGTAGTTGATGAGACATGGTTTTCAGATGTTGCATACTGTGAGCAGCAGAAG ctttGGTATATAGTTTCAAAAACTTTAGCTGAAGAGGCTGCTTGGAAATTTGCAAACGAAAATAGGATTGACTTAGTCACACTACATCCAGGGCTTGTGATTGGTCCTCTCTTGCAGCCAACTATGAACCTCTCTGTAGAGCCCATTCTGAAGCTTATAACTG gTGAAGGACGTCAAACATTCCCCAATACAGTTTATGGATTTGTTGATGTTAGAGATGTTGCTTATTCACATGTTCAAGCATTTGAAGTTCCTTCTGCCAATGGAAGATATTGTTTAGTTGAACGTGTTGCACATCTTATTGAGGCTTCGAAGATTTTAAAAGAACTCTACCCTTCCTTGAATCTTCCCGAAAA ATGTGAAGATGATAAACCCCTATCGCCAATCTACCAAGTATCCAAAGAGAAAGCAAAAAGTTTGGGTGTGAATTTCATTCCTTTGGAAGtgagtcttaaggacactgttgAAAGCTTAAAGGAGAAGGGTTTTGTTAATGTTTAG
- the LOC132800826 gene encoding phenylacetaldehyde reductase-like, with the protein MSGEQKVACVTGASGYIASWVVKLLLERGYAVKASVRDPNDPRKTEHLLSLDGAKERLHLFKAGLLDEGAFNAIVDGCEGVFHAASPVLVSANDTQAEIIDPAAKGTLNVLKSCVKVPSIKRVVVTSSIASVALNGKPLSSDVVVDETWFSDPVYCEQQKFWYMVSKTLAEEAAWKFAKENRIDLVTLHPALVIGPLLQPTINLSVKPILNLITGAQTLPNEVYAFVDVRDVAYSHVQAFDVPSARGRYCLVQCVAHLIDALKILKELYPSLNLPEKCEDDNPLLPIYQVSKEKAKSLGVNFIPFEVILKDTVESIKKKGFVNF; encoded by the exons ATGAGTGGAGAGCAAAAGGTGGCGTGCGTGACAGGAGCTTCCGGTTACATAGCTTCGTGGGTGGTGAAGCTCTTATTGGAACGTGGATACGCTGTCAAAGCTTCTGTTCGAGACCCAA ACGATCCAAGGAAGACAGAACACCTGCTTTCCCTCGATGGAGCTAAGGAAAGACTACATTTGTTTAAAGCTGGTTTATTGGATGAAGGGGCTTTCAATGCTATAGTCGATGGCTGTGAAGGTGTTTTCCATGCAGCATCGCCTGTACTCGTTTCAGCCAATGATACACAG GCTGAAATAATTGACCCAGCAGCGAAGGGAACACTAAACGTTCTCAAATCATGTGTAAAAGTCCCTTCTATAAAGAGAGTGGTAGTAACATCTTCCATTGCTTCAGTTGCTCTCAATGGAAAACCTCTTAGCTCTGATGTGGTTGTCGATGAGACCTGGTTTTCAGATCCTGTATATTGTGAGCAGCAGAAG tTTTGGTATATGGTATCAAAAACTTTAGCTGAAGAGGCTGCTTGGAAATTTGCAAAGGAAAATAGGATTGACTTGGTCACACTACATCCAGCGCTTGTGATTGGTCCTCTCTTGCAGCCAACTATTAACCTCTCTGTAAAGCCTATTCTGAATCTTATAACGG GAGCTCAAACACTCCCCAATGAAGTTTACGCATTTGTTGATGTTAGAGATGTTGCTTATTCACATGTTCAAGCATTTGATGTTCCATCTGCCAGGGGAAGATACTGTTTAGTTCAATGCGTTGCACACCTTATTGATGCTttgaagattttaaaagaaCTCTACCCTTCCTTGAACCTTCCTGAAAA ATGTGAAGATGACAACCCCCTACTGCCAATCTATCAAGTATCCAAGGAGAAAGCAAAAAGTTTGGGTGTGAATTTCATTCCTTTTGAAGTGATTCTTAAGGACACTGTTGAAAGCATAAAGAAGAaaggttttgttaatttttag
- the LOC132799177 gene encoding phenylacetaldehyde reductase-like, with product MDGEQKVVCVTGASGYIASWVVKLLLERGYTVKASVRDPNDPKKTEHLLSLNGAKERLHLFKADLLDEGAFDALVDGCEGVFHTASPVTFSVNDPQAELIDPAVKGTLNVLRSCAKAPSVKRVVVTSSMASVGFNGKPLGPDVVIDETWFSDPAYCEQMKLWYMVSKTLAEEAAWKFAKENGIDLITLHPGLVIGPLLQPTVNFSVEPILNLTTGAQTFPNIVYRFVDVRDVAYAHIQAFEVPSASGRYCLSGRVAHMIEVLKILKELYPSLDLPEKCEDDKPFMLYEVSKEKAKSLGVNFIPLEVSLKDTVESLKEKGFINA from the exons ATGGATGGAGAGCAAAAAGTGGTGTGTGTAACAGGAGCTTCCGGTTACATAGCTTCGTGGGTGGTGAAGCTCTTACTGGAACGTGGATACACTGTCAAAGCTTCTGTTCGAGACCCTA ATGATCCAAAGAAGACAGAACACTTGCTTTCACTCAATGGAGCTAAGGAAAGACTACATTTGTTTAAAGCTGATTTATTGGATGAAGGAGCTTTTGATGCTTTAGTTGATGGCTGTGAAGGCGTTTTCCATACAGCATCCCCTGTAACCTTTTCAGTCAATGATCCACAG GCAGAGCTAATTGACCCTGCAGTGAAGGGAACATTAAACGTTCTGAGATCATGTGCAAAAGCCCCTTCTGTAAAGCGAGTGGTTGTGACATCTTCCATGGCTTCAGTTGGATTCAATGGAAAACCTCTGGGCCCTGACGTGGTAATTGATGAGACATGGTTTTCAGATCCTGCATATTGTGAGCAGATGAAG cTTTGGTATATGGTTTCAAAAACTCTAGCTGAAGAGGCTGCTTGGAAATTTGCAAAAGAAAATGGGATTGACTTAATCACACTACATCCAGGACTTGTGATTGGTCCTCTCTTACAGCCAACCGTTAACTTCTCTGTGGAGCCTATTCTGAATCTTACAACTG GAGCTCAAACCTTTCCCAACATAGTTTATAGATTTGTTGATGTTAGAGATGTTGCATATGCACATATTCAAGCATTTGAAGTTCCTTCTGCCAgtggaagatattgtttatctgGACGAGTTGCACACATGATTGAGGTTTTGAAGATTTTGAAAGAACTCTACCCTTCCTTGGACCTTCCAGAAAA GTGTGAAGATGACAAGCCCTTCATGCTCTACGAAGTATCCAAGGAGAAAGCAAAAAGTTTGGGTGTGAATTTCATTCCTTTGGAAGTGAGTCTTAAGGACACCGTTGAAAGTCTAAAGGAGAAGGGTTTCATTAATGCTTAG